aaatacatgttttttattttagaaaatataaacaactactaaattatttttaaaataacaaaaactTGATAGCTAACCAAATTAATCCTATTTGTGATTATTTTTGTctaatttattcatatttattttattaatatacagTACCATCATCAAAATACAGTACATTATATGTATATatcaacaaaataaaataaaataaaatatattctaTTTTACTCATGAAGGGGTCCTGAGTTTTCAATAGGGTTTAAGAAAAATCTTGAGTTTTCAAGAATAAATTCcactaaatgaaaataaaattacaaaattagaTAATTTTTTTGAAAGATTCTTATTTGTTTAAGAAAATTTTttaacaattatatatatattttttaaataaagtctTATTGAATTGAATTATTATATTTGTATGGTTCCACAACACACACAAAAGGAAACTTCCAAGTGAGAATAAAGGGAAAACCTATATATCATTTTAGTTCGTCTCCTATTCCTACGAGTTTAAGTAACTTTATATAAATGATACTatattatttggttataattaaataattaaattaaattaataaaattcagttattccattaaaaataaatttaatttgatttgatttcagTTATCGATTCAATTATTTTTgattaataattgaattaattaaaataattaaattttaagtaattaatatattaattataaatttattagtaatatattatttataattattagtttattaatattaaattatatttattattttttattaataaaaaaatataaatatatttttattaatattttattaaataattaataatataaaaaatatattttattttattaatttaattataactgataattctcaaaatattttttatttcaattaattttaatttttttctctattttaatttaatttaattaataattttaaaattaattaataattcaattaattaaaaatttaattgaatactCACCCCGGCGCACACCTTAGCTctaattctttttaaaaaaataaagcgtGTCTCACTTAGGTCTGCCCTCGCCACTTTCTTAAATGAGTTATCGCCTTTTATCATtcgtttaattttaaaaataactttaatattACTTAATTAATGAAATTCATTATTAATCTTCATTTCCTAACTTTTAGAGATTGATTAAACTTTGCTTCATCCATAAACGGCTTATCCGGAATGCTACgacttttcttttaaaaattaccACCAAACTACGAACTTTAAAAACATATATTATTACTTATTATTTTCTCTccctattttaaaaaaatttattatttgattccTTATTTTTAATCAGTAAATTATTTAATCTCTCCTATTAAAGTtacaattagttaaaagaagaaaatgattatagacaaatattaaataattaataaatttaaaattatgaaattgctttcttatttaatttacaataatacaaaaaaaaaaaatcttcaaaaTAACAGAATTGACTAACAGTTTACGTACTAAAAAACTAAGACGACTAAATTGTAGATTTCTtttaaataaaaagattaaatagttaattttgataaaacacagacaaaataataatttttattctcCAAAACACGAATTCTTTTTACTCCAGGAGTCGCAAGACACAACTCATTCTAAAAGCATTCTGCAATCAAATGGAAATCAAGGCAGCTGGTTCTTGCCTTCTGGTAGTCGTCAAGATGAATGAGTGTACTTCCCTTGCCTACACCAAGGAATATTACATCACACCAAATCAATGTCACGTTCCTCGAGTATTTTACACTCCGATTGCTATGTACCATGGAGATATATAGACTCGTCCGTGCTTGACTATTAACTATTTATTTGGTATAATATAATGCCCATACTTTAAACAAGATTTTCCGTCTTCTTATGCTTTTCAAGTTCATCTGTCTATCTATCTCCTCAGATGTATACAAGCAAACAATCCAACTTGCAATGATTAATATAGTTTGTCCACTGTTAACAAAAGGAAAAAACTAAACAAGTATTCTACATAAAATTTTGCACAAATTAACCAAAATGTATTTCAATAGTTCACAATTACTTGCAATGTAGCGCACACAGCACGTACTCCATGAACCAAAACAGACAACCCAGAAAAACAGTATCAAACCCTCCTACTGTATTACATCACAGAGTCAAAAGCCTTTTTCCCCCACGCTGAAAAAGATCTTAACTATTACACCATTCACAGATCAAACTCATTTTGTCAGGACAGTAGGAGGGAACAAAAGTAAGGAGGAAGAGAAGGGCAGCAAATATTACCTACGGCTTCCGAGGTGGtgagctgctgctgctgctgttgcTGGTGCTTCTTCCCTTCAAAGGCCTATACAAGAACCATCTCTAGTAACTTTCAAGAAATTGAAAATCTTGAGGGGAAGAAAAAAAGAGAAGAGAATTGTAACCAAAACATAACATCACtatagaaacaagatttcaaTAGACCACAAAGCCCAACAGGATTTTTAACCATatgcaactcaactcaactcaactcaactcaactcaaccaagcttttatccaaaaaatttggcgtcggctatatggattcgctttttccactctgaacgattttgggttaaatcctcagaaatgtgtaatacttctaggtcacgttgcactactctcctccaagtcaatttaggtctaccactttttttctttctatcctctaacctaatgtgctctacttgtctaactggagtctccgtatgtctacgcttcacatgaccaaaccacctcaatctcccttctcttaacttatcttcaattggcaccactcctatattttctctaattctctcattacggactttatctagtttagtatggcCACTGCTGCTGCTACCAGCACAAAACTGCTGCTGTTGCTGTTGTTATGTGCTTTGGCTGAACAAAGCCAGTAAAAAGCACAAATACCACTTAATGGAAATTAGGCAGGAAGATAATAAAATAATGCCGACATATAGTAACTAGAACAAGCCTTTTCCCCCTTGCTTCCCCTCTCCAAAAACGCCAACATATTTTGTTCTATAGTTAAGTTTACTCAAAAGCATGCATTTCTTGTTTCAAATAACTTTTTCCATTAACTTGCTCAACCACACCCCCCATTGCAGTCTCTCCTTGCAGCGTCAACCCCAAGCCTCCTGCCTTCTTTTCATAGTGAAAAAGCAAAAGGCCATGAAACACCATTTTCTAGGCATTAGGAACCTTAAGAACAaataattcaaactaaaatttgaataacgtaataaagaaaaaaaaaaagcacagaAAGTAACCATGTTGAACAAGAATATCTTCAATTCTTCATTGAATTGGCCATGCCACAACTACCTTTATACCACGCAAAacataaattttaacaaatttcaAACAAATGAAAGAATCTTACATTAGCCAGCAAAAGTATGTGTGCAAACTGCAAAtattatagatttttttttttaaataccttCTAGGACTGCGGCTCCTTGATATCCTGCGGGTGACCTATCacaataaaatacataaaatcaaTTACATAATTACAAAGAAGAGAAGACCGTTTCTTACTTCTTAGAAGAAGAATAATAATAGTAAGGCACAAATGACAAACCCTGCGTGGACTAGGTGACCCAGAGTAGGATGATGACCTCCCACGTCTTGCAGCAGGAGCTCGGCCTCTGCAATACAGCATTGATGACCAAAATTGAAACACATACTGAGAAATGTTGCTCGGCAACGCTAGAaagtacaaaatgatatgcttgttttgggataaaaaaaaaaaagaagaagaatataAGGCATTAACACAACAGTTATTCAACCTCAAAAACAAAAGAAGGTTCGTTTCATAcataatacagacaccagtggctaAAATTACCCTAGAATTTTCGGTTGTTAAAAGTTAATCATACAAGTTCCACCATTGAAGagaatgatataatttttttgaaCAAAGTGAAATTTGGGTGATTTCACTAGAGTCATAGCATATTCcacattttttttcctttccttcttaCTCTCTCGTTCCTGAGCAGCTTCCCTTCTTTCACTTTGCTTGAGTTCTCAAACATTTAAAATCTATCCCCACAAAATCTCATCTTAACCTGATTTCAAACGAATTCAAAATCTTCCCTCCTAATCTAGTCCATCTGCCCCCCTAACCTAATGTCTCTCATCCTAACCCATTAAAATGATTAGCAGGACATCCCAAAGAAAAGATGGCTATCATCTTAGATTTGGCAAGTCTTGTAAAACCATGCTCCATTTGTCTGCTCAACCATTtattcataattaaaaaattcCACCCATTCAATTTTTACAAAATGGCCCTGCCTTCACAGCCTAAAATAATGCTTCATCTCCAGTAGAAATGTAAAGAAAAAAGAAGTGAAAAGGCAAAAAAGGTACACCTTATCCTCACATAGGCAATGCTCAAACACaagcatagttattaaaggcttaAGGTACACTAAGGCGCCAAGAGGTCTTAGAGCCTAGGCACAACAAGGCATAGGGGACCGCCTAAGTGAGTTGAGGCGCAaaagtaaaaatatttaaaaaatccaTAAACGTAAAATAAATGTGATGCTTTTCCTTTTTTTCCTTTGGCATATATCTTGAAATAGGTGTAGATATAACATTTTTCAAGAAAAGATAATAATAGAGTAGTAGTGTTGAACAAGGAAATATGAGAGGTTTGTGATCTTGGGTGTCCTAGTTTGATGAGAGTTTGATTACTAGTTATCACCAGCGATACTAACTCCAAAAACTTCCTAGGGCATCAATAAAGAAGGCATGCCTTTCTAGAACCTTGTGCCTGTAGCAAAGGCACATGCCTAGGTGCACAAGGTACTAAGATTTGAGCCTGGTAAGCCTTGAGCCTAAGGCGTGCCCTTAATAAATATGAACACAAGAATGCACAGCAATTAATCAAACTGAGTAATTCAGTTAAATCCAGTAGGGATCTGAATTATGTGAAACATAACACAGCTTGCATAAACTATAGAAATGTCCATGTTAAGATATTAATAAAGTTACCTCCTTGGCGAAAGTGATCTTGAACGCGAGCGAGCAGGCCTACGAATTGGAGAGCGGCTACGTCGACGAAGTGGGGACCTTCTTGGGGGACTACGGGCTCGCCTAGGAGGTGTGctgagaaaaagtgaaaaagaatTCACCAAGAAGTTACCATATTACAAAGTAGTTACTTCCAAATCTAAAATTTGCTTAACTTGTCTTCTTTTTCTACCAATTCTTCAGATGTCATACCTTAGCAATCATTATCGTTAATCACTCAAAACATACTTTGGAAACAGACCCGTTTAAAGGCAGGTTGGGCCAAGCCCAAGTCAGGCTGCAACTTTTATCCTCAACCTGGCCCAGCCCAACAATTCAAGCCAATATCTTTTACCAAACTTGGCTCaatacaaataaaacatataaatatttaattaatcaagcaACAGAAATTCAGCCAGGTTCTTCATGGGCACAAATCCCAAGCCCTTAATCAGGCCAGCGCTGGTTAAAAACCCCCTACCCAAGCCCAGCTAAAAACCCACCTTTTAGCAGGGTAGATGGGTCCCTAACACATGAATGAGTATTTTTGGAGGCATTTCAGCTTTTGAACTTCAGAATTCGATTAGAAAGAGTCATTACCGTCTCCTTGGAGGAGGAGGAGAACGTCTGCGGACAGGACTACCACGAATCCTTCTAGGAGAACCCCTGCAAACACAATAATTGGTGAACAGCCTTTCAGAGTTGCTCATAACATTGAGCAAGAAATAGTGTAGCATGCAGCCAACCTTGCAGGGGATCTATAACGCCTTGGTGGAGATGGAGAACGACCTCTAGCTGGGGATGCTGGTCTCCTTCTTGGTGGTGTATCCCCATGACGATAAGGAGACCCTATTCGCCGACGAAGAGGAGAATCTGCACGTCGACGTGGAGGAGAATCTGGAAGACGTCTTGGGGATCCACCTCTTCGAGCAAGGGGGGATCTTCTTCGAGGTGAGGTTAGAGGTTTCCGATGAGAAGAAGCTGACATCAACAAGACAGTAAGACACAATAACTACTAGCAAACAGAGAATAAACAAAAAGTTCCATAATGTTAAAATAATTCAAGCATACATTCTCTTTGCCTTTTCGGTCCATCCTTCTCAACATCTACGCTGGCACTATCAGTTTTGGGAGCATCTCGCTTCGGAGCAGCAGCAATAGGTTTTGGGGGTGGTGAAACTTTCTGTCGTGGCGGTAATGTGAACCTTGCTCGAACAACATTGCCATCAATCTGGGCCTGCATCAAGGCAATTACATCATGTCTCCAGAAATAATATGGTTGTATGGTATCAACTCTATTTAATCCCACATCTTTCTAAAAATTACCCCATCCATGTATAGTAGGGCCTTCTCAGCATCAGCCCTTGTCTTAAATTCAACATATCCATATCCTTTTGGAAGATTAACCTGTTTAGGTTAAACACGTTATTGCACTTGGAAGAAACAAACAAATGAGCCAAAAGTATGATAGGAACAACTTGCATGTACTTACGGTACGGTCCATTGCTAACTCCACATGTACAACTTCACCAAAGTTACCTAAGTAGCAGGAAAGCCAAAGAAACCAAGATAAAAAAATCAATCAATGAAAATGCGTACATTCTCTTCGTACTTTGCTATTAACAGATTGAGAGAGGCAGCAAAAAATGATGTGATTTCCTTGAAAATACAGTCCATGTAGCATCAACATTTGCTAAGCAGAATATTAGTTAATCCATTCAATACCACAAAATTGAATTATTGGAATAGGCACAGGTTACTTTTTGGTCTACTAGTAAAAGCTACCATGCACTAAAGAGGAATAGACAAGTCCAACTGGTCTGCAATGAATCCAACTGCTCTGCAATGAAAAACTATGTAGCACAGAAACAGAAACATGGAACGTACATGGGGAAGCAGCATTTTCTGAAAATATGGGAAACAAAAATATGGGATAACTGGTaatgtataaattaaaaaatataggagtatattaatatattttaacttttatattaaaatttttaaaatatgtattcatgcaaataaataaataaacactatTCAAGCTAATATTTAAAAGTCATAATTATATTCATTAGTAATTATATAATAAACAGTACGATATAAGTAATATTACTAAATGTAACACATGAACTGGAAGAAAATGTCTCAAGGTTTGTGACTTTGAATCCCAATCTTTCGGTTTGCATGTTACCCAGGTGTGT
Above is a genomic segment from Hevea brasiliensis isolate MT/VB/25A 57/8 chromosome 17, ASM3005281v1, whole genome shotgun sequence containing:
- the LOC110638472 gene encoding serine/arginine-rich splicing factor SR45, giving the protein MAKPTRGGPLRPSGSGSSSRSRSRSRSYSGSDSRSSSRSRSLSSGSRSRSRSRSFTSSSSPSRSLSSGSRSPPAQKKSPAEVLRRGRSPPPQSRKTSPPPRKTSPIRESRVLHIDTLSRNVHEGHLKEIFSNFGEVVHVELAMDRTVNLPKGYGYVEFKTRADAEKALLYMDGAQIDGNVVRARFTLPPRQKVSPPPKPIAAAPKRDAPKTDSASVDVEKDGPKRQRESSSHRKPLTSPRRRSPLARRGGSPRRLPDSPPRRRADSPLRRRIGSPYRHGDTPPRRRPASPARGRSPSPPRRYRSPARGSPRRIRGSPVRRRSPPPPRRRTPPRRARSPPRRSPLRRRSRSPIRRPARSRSRSLSPRRGRAPAARRGRSSSYSGSPSPRRVTRRISRSRSPRRPLKGRSTSNSSSSSSPPRKP